The proteins below are encoded in one region of Clostridium estertheticum:
- a CDS encoding methyl-accepting chemotaxis protein yields MKFFNNLKMIQKLVSSFLLVAVFLGLVGFIGTYNMKNINTNVKDIYNDDLIGVKDLISIKANLLQVKSDTLLILDQKNKNDIQTHKDDVTNMKNVTIILIAEYKETVNTDLEKTQFAEFEKLMTEYRIARDELIEKAVLGDYRKAYELLPAADKIRDDMLMSLDKELKLNVDKAKVDYDKSQSSYKSASVQINIVIAIGLLVAIALGLIIGIAISRRLKKVLVVAQALGENDLSKTVDIESNDEIGVLSKALNKSVVNLKSLVSGISESATDISATSEELSATTEEISAKMDIVNESVKQVSIGSEQLSATTQEVNATTESIAENVSDVTLRANKAVEIASDIEVKAEKVRERAEISANNTNKLYDEKQESILKAIEDGKVVSEVKIMADEIENIASQTNLLALNAAIEAARAGEQGKGFAVVADEVRKLAEDSSDAVQRIQEVTLRVEEAFRNISSNAQEVLGFMENKVKPDYKLFVDTGKQYGEDAVVFNKISSNIGISMDTVNETVSEIKKAIENVSATAEQSVASTEEILASVNESVMAIGEITKASQDQAILAEKLNSMVQKFKL; encoded by the coding sequence ATGAAATTTTTTAATAATTTAAAAATGATTCAGAAATTAGTATCATCATTTTTACTTGTAGCAGTATTCCTAGGGTTAGTTGGATTTATTGGAACATATAATATGAAGAATATTAATACAAATGTTAAGGATATTTATAATGATGATTTGATAGGTGTTAAAGACTTAATTAGTATTAAGGCTAATTTACTACAAGTAAAAAGCGATACATTGTTAATTCTTGACCAAAAAAATAAAAATGATATACAAACACACAAAGATGATGTAACTAATATGAAAAATGTTACTATCATTCTTATCGCTGAGTATAAAGAAACGGTAAATACAGATCTAGAAAAAACTCAATTTGCTGAATTTGAAAAATTAATGACGGAATATCGTATTGCAAGAGATGAATTAATTGAAAAGGCAGTTTTAGGAGATTATAGAAAAGCATATGAACTCTTACCTGCTGCTGATAAAATAAGAGATGATATGTTAATGAGTTTAGATAAAGAATTGAAATTAAATGTCGATAAGGCAAAAGTTGATTATGATAAAAGTCAGTCATCATATAAAAGCGCATCAGTTCAAATTAATATAGTGATTGCCATAGGATTATTGGTTGCTATAGCACTCGGGTTAATAATTGGAATTGCAATATCAAGACGATTAAAGAAAGTATTAGTAGTTGCACAGGCTCTTGGAGAAAATGATTTATCAAAAACCGTTGATATTGAGAGTAATGATGAAATTGGTGTTTTATCAAAAGCTTTAAATAAATCTGTAGTTAACTTAAAGAGCTTAGTTTCTGGAATATCAGAAAGTGCTACTGATATTAGCGCTACTAGCGAGGAACTATCTGCTACAACAGAGGAAATATCGGCAAAAATGGACATTGTTAATGAATCAGTAAAGCAAGTATCGATAGGTTCAGAACAGTTAAGTGCCACAACGCAGGAAGTAAATGCTACTACAGAAAGTATTGCAGAAAATGTGTCGGATGTAACTTTAAGGGCAAATAAAGCAGTTGAAATCGCAAGTGATATAGAAGTAAAAGCAGAAAAAGTTAGAGAAAGAGCTGAAATTAGTGCTAATAATACGAACAAGTTATATGATGAGAAACAGGAAAGTATATTAAAAGCAATTGAAGATGGAAAAGTTGTTAGTGAAGTTAAAATAATGGCTGATGAAATAGAAAATATTGCAAGTCAGACAAACCTTCTTGCACTAAATGCGGCGATTGAGGCAGCAAGGGCAGGGGAACAAGGTAAAGGATTTGCAGTAGTTGCTGATGAAGTAAGAAAATTAGCTGAGGATTCATCAGATGCAGTTCAAAGGATTCAAGAGGTAACTTTAAGAGTTGAGGAGGCTTTTAGGAACATTTCTAGTAATGCTCAGGAAGTATTAGGTTTTATGGAGAATAAAGTTAAACCTGATTATAAATTATTTGTAGATACAGGTAAACAGTATGGTGAAGATGCAGTAGTGTTTAATAAGATATCTTCGAATATTGGAATTTCAATGGATACAGTAAATGAGACTGTGTCAGAAATTAAAAAGGCAATCGAAAATGTATCGGCTACAGCAGAGCAGTCAGTAGCTAGTACAGAAGAAATACTTGCAAGTGTTAACGAATCTGTTATGGCTATTGGGGAGATAACAAAAGCTTCTCAAGATCAGGCCATACTTGCAGAAAAGCTAAATAGTATGGTTCAAAAATTCAAATTGTAA
- a CDS encoding Lrp/AsnC family transcriptional regulator — protein MLSCLDIKIIRIIQEDLPLVPEPYKEIAQEIGITENELIDKIKEYCRNGIIRRFGTILNHRNVGFKANAMVVWIVPKERIKDVSKIMILFPQVSHCYQRSTFPGWPYNVFTMVHGETKQECEKVVMAIAEAVNINEYDLLYSSKELKKVSMKYFIEK, from the coding sequence ATGTTAAGCTGTTTAGATATAAAAATTATTCGTATAATTCAAGAAGACCTGCCATTGGTACCAGAACCTTATAAAGAAATAGCTCAGGAAATTGGAATTACAGAAAATGAATTAATAGATAAAATTAAGGAATATTGTAGAAATGGTATTATTCGAAGATTTGGCACTATCTTAAATCATAGAAATGTTGGATTTAAGGCAAATGCAATGGTTGTGTGGATAGTTCCTAAAGAGCGAATTAAAGATGTTAGTAAAATCATGATATTATTTCCCCAGGTTAGTCATTGCTATCAGAGGTCTACATTTCCAGGGTGGCCGTATAATGTTTTTACAATGGTTCATGGAGAAACGAAGCAGGAATGCGAAAAAGTAGTTATGGCAATTGCAGAGGCGGTTAATATTAACGAATACGATTTGTTGTATAGTAGTAAAGAACTTAAAAAGGTTAGCATGAAATATTTTATAGAAAAATAA
- a CDS encoding Lrp/AsnC family transcriptional regulator, giving the protein MDKINKNLLNLIQSNFPIESRPFLKIANELNISENQVIDMIKDLKNDGYIKRIGGIFDSRKLGYSSTLCAIKVPLDRITEVADIINSYNGVTHNYIRNHSYNMWFTVIAPSIVEVKEFLNDIKIKTDINDIIELPVVNLFKINVVFNIKE; this is encoded by the coding sequence ATGGATAAAATAAATAAAAATTTACTTAATTTGATTCAGTCTAATTTCCCAATAGAATCAAGACCTTTCTTAAAAATTGCAAATGAGCTAAATATTTCAGAAAATCAGGTTATTGATATGATTAAGGACCTTAAAAATGATGGATATATTAAACGAATAGGTGGAATTTTTGATTCAAGAAAATTAGGGTATTCTAGTACCCTATGTGCAATAAAAGTTCCCTTAGATAGGATTACTGAAGTAGCAGATATTATAAATAGTTATAATGGAGTTACTCATAATTATATTAGAAATCATTCATACAATATGTGGTTTACAGTGATTGCTCCTTCAATAGTTGAGGTTAAAGAGTTCTTAAATGACATTAAGATTAAAACAGATATTAATGATATAATTGAGCTCCCTGTAGTGAATTTATTTAAAATTAATGTTGTTTTCAATATTAAGGAGTGA
- the nirJ2 gene encoding putative heme d1 biosynthesis radical SAM protein NirJ2, which yields MIMSWNTTNKCNMYCKHCYREAGIQAEHELNTAEGKSLIEEVAKAGFKIMVFSGGEPLVRPDIYDLIKHAVKVGLRPVLGSNGTLITKRAAMELKNAGVMGIGISLDSLNPKKHDEFRSYTGGWREAVIGMKNCREVGLNFQIHTTVMNWNKDEILDITDFAIGMGAVAHHTFFLVPTGRGADIEEESLNPEQYESLLKDIMLKQKDVNIELKPTCAPEFMRIAKEMGMNPRFSRGCLAGTSYCIISPSGDVQPCAYLNIPIGNVRETPFSEIWRDNHIFKELRTMNYKGKCGSCNYKKDCGGCRARVAYYNDGDYMAGEEWCSYSNDDIGNIN from the coding sequence ATGATCATGTCATGGAATACAACTAATAAATGCAATATGTATTGTAAACATTGTTATAGAGAGGCAGGTATTCAAGCTGAGCATGAATTAAATACCGCTGAGGGTAAATCATTAATAGAGGAAGTGGCGAAGGCAGGATTTAAAATAATGGTATTTTCAGGAGGAGAGCCCTTAGTAAGGCCTGACATTTATGACTTAATAAAGCACGCAGTGAAAGTTGGATTAAGGCCGGTTCTTGGGAGTAATGGAACGCTTATAACTAAAAGAGCTGCTATGGAGTTGAAAAATGCAGGAGTTATGGGTATAGGAATTAGTTTAGACAGTCTTAATCCTAAAAAGCATGATGAATTTCGAAGTTACACAGGTGGATGGAGAGAAGCTGTAATTGGTATGAAAAACTGTAGAGAGGTCGGACTTAATTTCCAAATACATACAACGGTAATGAATTGGAATAAGGATGAAATACTTGATATAACCGATTTTGCGATTGGAATGGGAGCTGTAGCTCATCATACTTTTTTCTTAGTACCAACAGGGAGAGGAGCAGATATTGAAGAAGAATCATTAAATCCAGAGCAATATGAGTCGTTATTAAAGGATATAATGTTAAAACAAAAGGATGTAAACATAGAGCTAAAACCTACCTGTGCACCTGAGTTTATGAGAATTGCTAAGGAAATGGGAATGAACCCCAGGTTTAGTCGCGGGTGCTTAGCAGGAACTAGTTATTGTATTATTAGTCCTAGTGGAGATGTGCAGCCTTGTGCATATCTAAATATTCCAATTGGAAATGTACGAGAGACACCTTTTAGTGAAATTTGGAGAGATAATCATATATTTAAAGAATTAAGAACTATGAATTACAAAGGTAAGTGTGGGAGTTGCAACTATAAAAAAGACTGCGGTGGATGTCGCGCTCGCGTTGCATATTATAATGATGGAGATTACATGGCAGGTGAAGAATGGTGTTCATATTCTAACGATGATATAGGAAATATAAATTAA
- the nirJ1 gene encoding putative heme d1 biosynthesis radical SAM protein NirJ1 — MIGVSKLLCGAVNFGDKLRYVSGASLQKNGVSAGRGPVVVWNCTKTCNLKCIHCYANSDSKKYQDELSTKEALSLIDDFHDFKVPVILFSGGEPLLREDLFELIKHAGEHKIRSTISTNGTLIDKEVARKIKQSEVGYVGISLDGIGSRHDEFRRTKGCFDKALNGIRNCRDVNQKVGVRFTINSHNYDQLEDIFHLIKEEKINRVCFYHLVYSGRGSEMMKEDTSHAQSRAAMDLIMEKAIELGDKVEILTVDNHADTVYLYLQALKKYPHLADNILKLMEMNGGNRSGIAISNVDYLGNIHADQFTPQYTFGNVKERAFKEIWEDTTSPIMKGLKDRKNLLKGRCSKCKWLSVCNGNFRTRAESVTGDFWASDPACYLSNKEIGVEDEIGLV, encoded by the coding sequence ATGATTGGAGTATCTAAATTATTATGTGGGGCTGTAAATTTTGGGGACAAATTAAGATATGTGAGCGGCGCAAGCCTTCAAAAAAATGGTGTTAGTGCTGGCCGTGGACCTGTTGTTGTATGGAATTGTACGAAAACTTGTAATTTAAAGTGTATACATTGTTATGCGAATTCAGACAGTAAAAAATATCAAGATGAGTTAAGCACTAAAGAAGCGCTATCTCTTATTGACGATTTTCATGATTTTAAAGTGCCAGTAATATTGTTTTCAGGAGGGGAACCTTTACTTCGTGAAGATCTATTTGAGCTAATAAAGCATGCGGGAGAGCATAAGATAAGAAGCACTATTTCTACTAATGGTACGCTTATTGACAAGGAGGTTGCAAGAAAAATTAAACAAAGTGAAGTAGGTTATGTAGGAATTAGCTTAGATGGTATTGGCTCAAGGCATGATGAATTTAGACGTACTAAAGGTTGTTTTGACAAAGCTTTAAATGGAATAAGAAATTGTAGGGACGTTAATCAGAAAGTGGGAGTAAGATTTACTATAAACAGCCACAATTATGATCAATTGGAGGACATATTCCATTTAATTAAAGAAGAAAAAATAAATCGTGTATGTTTTTATCATCTTGTTTATTCTGGAAGAGGAAGCGAGATGATGAAGGAAGATACATCCCACGCACAGTCCAGAGCTGCAATGGATTTAATAATGGAAAAGGCTATAGAACTCGGGGATAAAGTTGAAATTCTCACTGTAGATAATCATGCTGATACGGTTTACCTTTATTTACAAGCATTAAAAAAATACCCTCATTTAGCTGATAATATATTAAAATTGATGGAGATGAATGGCGGAAATAGGTCGGGTATTGCTATTTCGAATGTTGATTACCTAGGAAATATACATGCGGATCAGTTTACTCCACAATATACTTTTGGGAACGTTAAAGAAAGAGCGTTTAAAGAAATTTGGGAAGATACAACAAGTCCAATTATGAAGGGATTAAAGGATAGAAAAAATTTGCTTAAGGGTAGATGTAGTAAATGTAAATGGTTAAGCGTATGCAATGGTAATTTTAGGACAAGAGCTGAATCAGTGACGGGAGATTTTTGGGCATCGGATCCAGCATGTTATTTGAGTAATAAAGAAATTGGTGTAGAAGATGAAATTGGATTAGTTTAA
- a CDS encoding redoxin domain-containing protein, whose protein sequence is MELIKVGDIAPDFSLRDNNYQNVCLSDFKGKRVLLSFHPLTWTPVCTDQVRALDNNWGKFQTFNTVPLAFSVDPAPCKKAWAAALLLENLILPSDFWPHGKVAQDYGIFIEDKGISERANIIIDENGIVAWVKVYPKAQLPDLGEVFEFLSNM, encoded by the coding sequence ATGGAATTAATTAAAGTAGGAGATATTGCACCCGATTTTTCATTAAGAGATAACAATTACCAAAATGTATGTTTGTCAGACTTTAAAGGTAAACGAGTATTACTTTCCTTTCATCCTCTTACCTGGACCCCTGTTTGCACAGATCAAGTAAGAGCCCTTGATAACAATTGGGGTAAATTCCAAACATTTAACACAGTCCCACTTGCTTTTAGTGTTGATCCTGCTCCATGTAAAAAAGCTTGGGCCGCTGCACTACTTCTTGAAAATTTAATACTCCCTTCCGACTTTTGGCCTCATGGTAAGGTTGCGCAGGATTATGGAATTTTTATTGAAGACAAAGGTATATCAGAGCGCGCTAATATCATAATAGATGAAAATGGTATTGTAGCGTGGGTTAAGGTGTACCCTAAGGCTCAATTGCCTGATTTAGGTGAAGTCTTTGAGTTCTTATCTAATATGTAG
- a CDS encoding glycerol dehydrogenase, which produces MSKIIMSPGRYIQGSGELKKIKDHIEAFGKSFLIIGTDRAIKQTTSTIETSFKESGCKLSYETFNRECCVEEIERLMKVVKASSCDVIVGVGGGKAFDTAKAVAYYCKLPVIIVPTIAATDAPCSALSVIYTKEGVFSNYLLLPKNPEVVLVDTDIVAEAPVRLLVAGMGDALATYFEARACKEGNRGNMSGEKATLAAMALAKLCYDTLLSDGVQAMVACEGNVCTKAVENIIEANTYLSGIGFESGGLAAAHAIHDGFTVLEKTHKLYHGEKVAFGAITELVLENRPLAEIEEAILFCKSVGLPYTFSDLGVADATTKELMSVAVASCGSGETMINEPFVVTPRDVYAALVATDALGKMYK; this is translated from the coding sequence ATGTCTAAAATTATTATGTCACCAGGAAGATATATTCAAGGAAGTGGAGAACTTAAAAAAATAAAGGACCATATCGAAGCCTTTGGAAAATCATTTTTAATAATTGGGACAGACAGAGCAATTAAGCAGACTACAAGCACAATTGAAACAAGCTTCAAAGAAAGTGGATGCAAGTTATCCTATGAAACTTTTAATAGAGAATGTTGCGTTGAAGAAATTGAAAGATTAATGAAAGTAGTAAAAGCTTCAAGCTGTGACGTAATTGTTGGCGTAGGTGGAGGAAAAGCTTTTGATACTGCAAAAGCTGTTGCATATTATTGCAAACTTCCAGTAATTATAGTCCCTACAATAGCCGCAACAGATGCACCATGTAGTGCATTATCAGTTATTTATACTAAAGAAGGAGTTTTCTCAAATTACTTATTACTCCCTAAAAATCCTGAAGTCGTATTAGTTGATACTGATATAGTTGCAGAGGCTCCAGTAAGACTTTTAGTAGCTGGAATGGGAGATGCACTTGCTACATATTTTGAAGCAAGAGCTTGCAAGGAAGGAAATAGAGGAAATATGTCAGGTGAAAAAGCAACACTTGCAGCTATGGCATTAGCGAAACTTTGTTATGATACATTATTATCAGATGGAGTACAAGCAATGGTCGCTTGTGAAGGTAATGTGTGTACTAAAGCGGTTGAAAACATAATTGAAGCGAATACTTATCTAAGTGGAATTGGTTTCGAAAGTGGTGGACTTGCAGCAGCGCATGCTATTCATGATGGATTTACAGTACTTGAAAAAACTCACAAGTTATATCATGGTGAAAAAGTAGCATTTGGTGCAATAACAGAATTAGTACTTGAAAATAGACCTCTAGCAGAAATTGAAGAAGCGATATTGTTTTGCAAGAGTGTTGGACTTCCATATACATTTTCAGATTTAGGAGTAGCAGATGCAACGACCAAGGAACTAATGAGTGTAGCTGTTGCATCTTGCGGTTCGGGAGAAACAATGATAAATGAACCATTTGTTGTTACTCCTAGGGATGTTTACGCCGCATTAGTGGCTACAGATGCACTTGGAAAAATGTATAAATAA
- a CDS encoding BMC domain-containing protein — protein MIRSIALIELNSIARGIAVADVMLKSAEVRLLFSKPTCPGKFIILVAGEVGAVKAAQKSGVDYGGQYVVDDVLIANVHPDVIGAINCNATIDKVNALGILEFFSIAASIVAADAAAKAAQVKLIEIRLGMGIGGKSYITLTGDVSSVKAAVEVGANAVAQTGMLLNKEVIASPKKEVFNNLL, from the coding sequence ATGATTAGATCAATAGCATTAATAGAGCTTAACAGCATAGCAAGAGGAATAGCAGTAGCAGATGTTATGCTAAAGTCTGCAGAGGTAAGACTCTTATTTTCAAAACCTACTTGTCCAGGAAAATTTATAATACTAGTTGCTGGTGAAGTTGGGGCAGTAAAAGCTGCTCAAAAGTCAGGTGTTGATTATGGTGGGCAGTATGTTGTTGATGATGTTTTAATTGCTAATGTGCATCCTGATGTTATTGGCGCTATTAATTGTAATGCAACAATAGATAAAGTAAATGCACTTGGAATATTAGAATTCTTTTCAATAGCAGCGTCCATTGTAGCGGCTGATGCAGCTGCAAAAGCAGCACAAGTTAAATTAATTGAAATAAGACTTGGAATGGGAATTGGTGGTAAATCATATATAACTTTGACAGGTGACGTAAGTTCGGTTAAAGCCGCTGTTGAAGTAGGTGCAAATGCAGTAGCACAAACAGGAATGCTTTTAAATAAAGAAGTTATTGCATCTCCTAAAAAAGAAGTATTTAATAATTTGTTATAG
- a CDS encoding 4Fe-4S dicluster domain-containing protein — MELLDQIYKAGVVGAGGAGFPTHIKLKCNVEYLLVNAAECEPLIQTDKYIMRHNADEIIKSLSFMAPLVGADKVIIAIKGKYEREIQALQSAIKKLDSKVELFYLKSIYPAGDEQVIVYEVTGRVIPPGGIPLNVGAVVSNVATVLSIYDATRGKSVTDKIITVTGEVNNPTLLSVPIGTPVSKCIKAAGGLNIKDYCVIMGGPMMGRILTSDEVEKRSITKTDGGIIVLPADHYIKERKSLSVQHIINQTKSACIQCSYCTQMCPRYLLGHPLRPHKIMRAISMSLDHSEEIFKEALICSECGICEMYACPMGISPRQVNIMIKNELRQKGVKFNTTLKIIPDEQRDGRQVPVSRLVQRLNLGKYKDIKFDDDAIEVKVNIVTIPLKQHIGKSATAIVAVGDEVNKGQLIGEVKREDMGANIHASISGKVTNVSDCIIIESSEVIL; from the coding sequence ATGGAATTATTAGACCAAATATATAAAGCCGGAGTTGTAGGAGCAGGGGGAGCTGGCTTCCCAACTCATATTAAATTAAAATGTAATGTTGAATATCTTTTGGTTAATGCAGCAGAATGTGAGCCACTTATTCAAACTGATAAGTATATTATGCGCCATAATGCAGATGAAATAATAAAGTCACTAAGTTTTATGGCACCACTGGTAGGAGCAGATAAAGTTATAATTGCAATTAAAGGAAAATACGAAAGAGAGATACAAGCTCTTCAAAGTGCAATAAAAAAGCTCGACTCAAAAGTTGAACTTTTTTATCTTAAAAGTATTTATCCTGCAGGTGATGAACAAGTTATTGTATATGAAGTTACTGGCAGAGTAATTCCACCTGGAGGAATACCACTAAATGTTGGAGCAGTGGTGTCAAACGTTGCAACAGTGTTAAGTATATATGATGCAACGAGAGGCAAGAGTGTTACCGATAAAATAATTACTGTAACTGGTGAAGTAAATAATCCAACACTATTATCAGTTCCAATTGGAACTCCGGTTTCAAAATGTATAAAAGCTGCAGGTGGTTTAAATATTAAGGATTATTGTGTAATTATGGGCGGTCCTATGATGGGAAGAATTTTAACATCAGATGAAGTAGAGAAAAGAAGTATAACTAAAACTGATGGTGGAATAATAGTACTTCCTGCAGATCATTATATTAAAGAAAGAAAATCATTATCTGTGCAGCACATAATTAATCAAACAAAATCAGCATGTATTCAGTGCTCATATTGCACGCAAATGTGTCCAAGATATTTACTGGGTCATCCACTAAGACCACATAAAATTATGAGGGCAATTTCAATGTCACTCGATCACTCAGAGGAAATTTTTAAAGAAGCCTTAATATGTTCTGAATGTGGAATATGTGAAATGTACGCTTGTCCTATGGGGATATCTCCAAGGCAAGTAAATATAATGATAAAAAATGAGTTAAGACAAAAGGGAGTTAAGTTTAATACAACTTTAAAAATAATCCCAGATGAACAAAGAGATGGCAGGCAAGTCCCTGTATCAAGGCTTGTACAAAGACTTAACTTAGGTAAATATAAAGATATAAAATTTGATGATGACGCAATTGAGGTAAAGGTTAACATTGTGACCATACCATTAAAGCAACATATAGGTAAATCCGCTACTGCAATTGTAGCAGTGGGCGATGAAGTTAATAAAGGACAACTAATTGGCGAAGTTAAGCGGGAGGATATGGGGGCTAATATTCATGCAAGTATTAGTGGAAAAGTTACAAATGTATCTGATTGTATAATTATTGAAAGTAGTGAGGTGATATTATGA
- a CDS encoding aldehyde dehydrogenase family protein → MEIKNDEISAMVEKVLQEMNRRDLNVSESDGVFDDMDEAIEAASIAQKELICMSISQREELIAAMRKAILDNATKIAAICVEDTGMGRKDHKYLKLKLVANKTPGTEVLKTMAISGDKGLTLIEMGPFGVIGGITPSTNPSATVMCNSIGMIASGNAAVFSPHPGAIESCLISVRVLNKAITDAGGPRNLITTLRKPSLESTDLMINNPKIRLVVATGGPFIVKKVLSSGKKAIGAGAGNPPVVVDETADIVKAARDIIAGCCFDNNLPCIAEKEAIVVESVYERLITEMLKNGNVYELDEQQKQKVLDVVMNKTEKDGKIKYGVNKNFVGKDASVILAAAGIEAPKGVECLICRAENLHPFVQEELMMPILAIVKVKDVDEAINTAVLDEHGNRHTAMMHSKNIDNLTKMSRLIDTTIFVKNAPSYAGIGFGGEGWTTFTIAGPTGEGITNATSFTRQRRCTMVDSFRII, encoded by the coding sequence ATGGAGATCAAAAATGATGAAATATCAGCAATGGTTGAAAAAGTACTTCAGGAAATGAACAGGAGAGATCTTAACGTCTCTGAGAGTGATGGTGTTTTTGATGATATGGATGAAGCAATTGAGGCTGCATCAATTGCGCAAAAAGAGCTTATATGTATGAGCATTTCACAAAGAGAAGAGCTTATAGCTGCAATGAGAAAAGCTATACTTGATAACGCTACTAAAATAGCAGCTATTTGCGTTGAAGATACTGGAATGGGAAGAAAAGATCATAAGTATTTAAAACTTAAACTTGTGGCTAATAAAACTCCTGGAACAGAAGTGCTTAAAACAATGGCAATATCAGGTGATAAAGGATTAACACTTATAGAAATGGGACCATTTGGAGTAATTGGTGGAATAACACCTTCAACCAATCCATCAGCAACAGTTATGTGTAACAGTATTGGAATGATTGCATCAGGTAATGCGGCTGTATTTTCTCCACATCCAGGAGCAATAGAAAGTTGTCTTATTTCAGTAAGAGTTCTTAATAAAGCAATAACTGATGCTGGTGGCCCTAGAAATTTAATTACAACGTTAAGGAAACCATCACTTGAAAGTACTGATCTTATGATAAATAATCCTAAAATAAGACTTGTAGTTGCAACTGGTGGACCTTTTATTGTTAAGAAAGTGTTATCATCAGGTAAAAAAGCAATTGGAGCAGGAGCAGGTAATCCGCCTGTAGTTGTTGATGAAACAGCAGATATAGTGAAAGCTGCAAGGGATATAATCGCAGGTTGTTGTTTTGATAACAATCTTCCATGTATAGCAGAAAAGGAAGCAATTGTTGTAGAAAGTGTATATGAAAGATTAATAACAGAGATGCTTAAAAATGGAAATGTATATGAATTAGATGAGCAGCAAAAACAAAAGGTTCTAGATGTAGTAATGAATAAAACCGAAAAGGATGGAAAAATAAAATATGGAGTTAACAAAAACTTTGTTGGTAAAGATGCATCAGTTATTTTAGCAGCAGCTGGAATAGAGGCTCCTAAAGGTGTTGAATGTTTAATTTGTAGAGCTGAGAATTTACATCCATTTGTGCAAGAAGAGTTAATGATGCCAATACTAGCAATTGTTAAAGTTAAAGATGTTGATGAAGCAATAAACACAGCCGTATTAGATGAACATGGGAATCGACATACTGCTATGATGCATTCAAAAAATATTGATAACCTAACTAAGATGTCAAGACTTATAGATACTACGATATTTGTTAAAAATGCACCATCATATGCAGGAATAGGTTTTGGAGGAGAAGGTTGGACAACATTTACAATAGCTGGGCCAACAGGTGAAGGTATTACAAATGCTACATCATTTACTAGGCAGAGAAGATGTACAATGGTTGATTCTTTTAGAATCATATAA